The following are encoded in a window of Gossypium raimondii isolate GPD5lz chromosome 13, ASM2569854v1, whole genome shotgun sequence genomic DNA:
- the LOC105781653 gene encoding uncharacterized protein LOC105781653 yields the protein MESTALNGRMARWQILLSEFDIVYVSQKAVKGSAIADFLASRALEDYEPLSFDFPNEDLMYVAATEENPQDGHNWKLNFDGASNAVGNGIGAVLVSPNGDHYPFTCKLDFNSTNKMVEYEACIMGIRATIEREINVLEVCGDSALVIYQLKGEWETRDPKLVSYQNLVLELIKEFEDITFCYLPRDENQITDALARLASMIKVNRQEDMKPIQMSIYEGPAHCYNIEEGERDDSPWYQDILRYVKNREYLGQATDNDKRTLRRLAIDYVIDGEILYKRGKDQLLLRCVDAVESKKILEEVHEGICGTHASGFTLAR from the coding sequence atggagtcgacTGCTTTGAATGGGAGGATGGCCCGATGGCAGATCTTATTGTCTGAATTTGATATAGTCTATGTGAGTCAAAAGGCTgtaaaagggagtgcaatagctgaCTTTCTGGCTAGTAGAGCTCTGGAGGATTACGAGCCGTTGAGTTTcgatttcccaaatgaggaCTTGATGTATGTAGCGGCTACTGAAGAAAATCCCCAAGATGGTCACAATTGGAAgctaaactttgatggagcctcgAACGCTGTGggcaatggaattggggcagtcttaGTATCCCCGAACGGTgatcattatcctttcactTGCAAATTGGATTTTAACTCTACAAACAAAATGGTAGAATACGAAGCGTGTATCATGGGCATTCGTGCAACTATAGAGCGTGAAATTAATGTGCTAGAGGTCTGTGGGGATTcggcattggtaatataccaactcaagggagaatgggaaacgagagatCCCAAATTAGTCAGTTATCAAAATTTGGTCCTTGAATTGATTAAAGAGTTTGAGGACATTACTTTTTGCTATCTCCCACGAGACGAGAACCAGATAACCGATGCACTGGCTAGGCTAGCCTCCATGATCAAAGTGAATAGACAGGAGGACATGAAGCCTATCCAGATGAGCATCTATGAGGGCCCGGCTCATTGTTATAATATCGAAGAGGGAGAAAGGGATGATAGTCCTTGGTATCAAGATATACTACGATATGTAAAGAATCGTGAGTACCTTGGCCAGGCAACTGATAATGATAAGAGGACTCTGAGAAGACTAGCCATTGATTACGTCATAGATGGGGAGATCTTATACAAGAGAGGAAAAGATCAGTTACTATTAAGATGTGTAGATGCCGTGGAATCTAAGAAAATCTTGGAGGAGGTCCATGAGGGCATCTGCGGAACGCATGCTAGTGGGTTCACGTTGGCTAGATAG